GATTCTTTGAAAGCAAATTTAAAAGGCGTCagttagtttttttattagaCGTGGTTGACGAAAATACAGAACTTGAATAGCTCAACTCCTCAAATACGCCAATAGGACATGGACACTGtccaaaatgattaaaatctcTTAGCTCCGTTCGAGAGGTGgttgctcagaaggatttttgttgcgTCCACACTCGGTCGTGGTTACCGTCGAGAAGAAGTTCAATGTAATTCCTTACATTACTCTAATTTATCCAATCTGTGTTGAAGATCCAATCTGTTCAATATTCGATCAACTAAAGAAACGGATAACGAGAGAGTGAAAGTAGATAACATAGCACAGCATTTAAGCGTTTCAAATGAATCAATTCTAATTGATGAAGGATTGATGAAAGAATCACAACTATCTGTTGACCTAATACTACAGTTGCGATTCTTTTTAAGCAAACTTAACGGTCAGCAGTTAGTTTGTTTATTAGACGGGGTTGACGAAAATACAGAACTTGAATAGCTCAACTCCTCAAATACGCCAATAGGACATGGACACTGtccaaaatgattaaaatctcTTAGCTCCGTTCGAGAGGTGtttgctcagaaggatttttgttgcgTCCACACTCGGTCGTGGTTACCGTCGAGAAGAAGTTCAATATAATTCCTTACATTACTCTAATTTATCCAATCTGTGTTGAAGATCCAATCTGTTCAATATTCGATCAACTAAAGAAACGGATAACGAGAGAGTGAAAGTAGATAACATAGCACAGCATTTAAGCGTTTCAAATGAATCAATTCTAATTGATGAAGGATTGATGAAAGAATCACAACTATCTGTTGACCTAATACTACAGTTGCGATTCTTTTTAAGCAAACTTAACGGGCAGCAGTTAGTTTGTTTATAAGACGGGGTTGACGAAAATACAGAACTTGAATAGCTCAACTCCTCAAATACGCCAATAGGACATGGACACTGtccaaaatgattaaaatctcTTAGCTCCGTTCGAGAGGTGtttgctcagaaggatttttgttgcgTCCACACTCGGTCGTGGTTACCGTCGAGAAGAAGTTCAATATAATTCCTTACATTACTCTAATTTATCCAATCTGTTTTGAAGATCCAATCTGTTCAATATTCGATCAACTAAAGAAACGGATAACGAGAGAGTGAAAGTAGATAACATAGCACAGCATTTAAGCGTTTCAAATGAATCAATTCTAATTGATGAAGGATTGATGAAAGAATCACAACTATCTGTTGACCTAATACTACAGTTGCGATTCTTTTTAAGCAAACTTAACGGTCAGCAGTTAGTTTGTTTATTAGACGGGGTTGACGAAAATACAGAACTTGAATAGCTCAACTCCTCAAATACGCCAATAGGACATGGACACTGtccaaaatgattaaaatctcTTAGCTCCGTTCGAGAGGTGtttgctcagaaggatttttgttgcgTCCACACTCGGTCGTGGTTACCGTCGAGAAGAAGTTCAATATAATTCCTTGCATTACTCTAATTTATCCAATCTGTGTTGAAGATCCAATCTGTTCAATATTCGATCAACTAAAGAAACGGATAACGAGAGAGTGAAAGTAGATAACATAGCACAGCATTTAAGCGTTTCAAATGAATCAATTCTAATTGATGAAGGATTGATGAAAGAATCACAACTATCTATTGACCTACTACTACAGTTGCGATTCTTTGTAAGCAAACTTAATGTTTAGCAGTTAGTTTGTTTATTAGACGGGGTTGACGAAATAGCACCCCATTACAAGGATTTTGGTATGGCATATTTCGCAAGATTGGCTACTCTTCATGGCATTCGAAATTTGTATCTCTCGACTAGACCATACAATTTTACAGACGAATTTAAGTACACTTTCTCTGGTTGTAAAATGTGGCGAATTGTACCCTTTTCTCAGACCGATCGAGTACTATTTTTCATCAACTATCTAGAGCGAGAAATGGAAGAGTACAAAATAAGCAATGAAGACCTTCAGTTAAAGATTTTGAAAAGTATGTACACGTTTACAAACAACAGTATACCAGATATGAAAATCATACCACTTTATCTGGATATGGCCGCCAATATCTTCCTATCGAAAGTAAAGACTCGTCAAACCGTTCGAGAGCAAGCAGTGTCTACCGAACTGTTCGAAGAAACAAAGTTTGATCAGTTACAAATTATAAGCTATTTCATAGACGAAAAATTGAGAATACGAAATAACGAAAAGGCAGGAGACATAGATTTTGCATCTAAAACTCCCGTTCAAATAGAGTCACATGTTAAAGCAAACAATGATTAAAAAAGCCGTCATGCTCTGCTGGCCATGTTGGTCATTTTTAACAAAAGAGTTAACGACATCTTGTTCACCGTCGACGAAAGCAAGCAAGCTGTCGAGTTAATGCGGGAAGTAGTTGTGTTAAGGATCAAGCGAATCAGAttaagagcgagagagagagagagagcgagcaaaCGGGAAGGATCGGTGACGCGACTCTCTCAGGACAGCGCGAAGTGCGCAGTGAGTTCAGTTCCAATCCAGACCTCAAAGGGATAAGACGGGATAAGTGCTACTTATGTGAACAAAAAGAACCAGAAAATAAAGAGCTAATCTTttgaaaaaccaaaaactgaATCAAACGCTACAGTTGTAAGGAATGAAAAGACTGGGATTATTCGAGAAATTCGAGATGATGTACCCCAATTCAGTCATCGCATTTTCGCTGAATATTTTTCAGCCTATTGGATATACGACAATAAACATCGCATGAGAAGTGAGAGCTTCTTCCGATCGTGGTTCCGATCCGATTTGATTACCATTGGGTTTGATCCAAAAGAGATAAATATGATAACACAAGCAGAAGTTCTTCAACAGATCCAGATCCAAAGATAGATCCAAAGTAAGCACAGACAACAACATTAATGTTGAGATAAGCGCTATTCACTCACTAATCCTAACGACTCTGTGCGTTGTTGATCGAAAAGGGTTGAATTTGTTTCTCAACATCAGCAAAAATGGTTTCGTGTTCATGCTGCGTTGTTTGATTACCATTGGGTTTGATCCAAAAGAGATAAATATGATAACACAGGCAGAAGATCTTCAACAAATCCAGATCCAAAGATAGATCCAAAGTAAGCACAGACAACAACATTAATGTTGAGATAAGCGCTATTCACCCACTAATCCTTGCTAGTCTGCACGCTGTTGATCGAAAAGGGTTGAATTTGTTTCTCGGCATCAGCAAATATGGTTGCGCGTTCATGCAGCGTTGTTTGATTACCATTGGGTTTGATCCAAAAGAGATAAATATGATAACACAGGCAGAAGTTCTTCAACGGATCCAGATCCAAAGATAGATCCAAAGTAAGCACAGACAACAACATTAATGTTGAGATAAGCGCTAGGGTCACCAACCCTAGAAAAAATCAATATCGTACAACGAGTTAGAGTTAACGGTCTTAGCTCGTTCACATGTACAGAGCAGACATGGTATGTCCACATTGAGATAGAGTAAACATGGTCTTGTTATCAAATTGACTGACGATGGCTCTTGCTCAAAAGCAGGAAACTCCTGCAGTAGGTCGAAACGCGTTCGTTACGTATATAAGCAAGAAAGTAAGTAAAGTTAGTAAGTTAGTAAGttagttattattattatttagtttATTATCCCTACAGACATATTTAATCAGCATCTTGTTGTTCGCTAAACTTTTTCTACGCTTATTATCATTCCGCATCGAATTTTGTCTAAAATCTCTCTTTGATCGAAAAATAGTTAAACATTTTATACTTCCGATTCGCATCTGCGAAAAATTGGGGCCACACTTTGAAATGGAATTCTTTCGAAtcgaaaagcgaaacaaaagtgTACCAATTCAAGGCACAAGTCTAAATCAGCGTCATCTTTGCACTCCACTCCGAAGATCACAATGATTTAATATTGCATTGTTTATCGTATGCTAACATGGTAAGTATCAACTAGTTCCGAACCTATCTTTGCATGCACTACGTTCACCTCCGCCTGTGTCAACGTTCGCTCCATGTGACGATAGACGATACGGAAGCAAAGACTGCTCTTGCCCGTTTTTGGATGAGTAAAGCGGTCGATTAACGTAACCTGGAAAAATACACCTTAGTAATGAGTTCTATCATTGATGATTTCTAGCAACATTACTCAGCTTACCTGTTCAACAATGTCACCACCGACACTTCGCACTATGTCGTAGAAATCGTTCAGCGCAAATTGTTCGGCAGACATACCTTCCGGTAGCCAAAACGATAAATCGTTGCTGCACTGAGGATACGACGAGATTGGCTTATACTTGACGATTCGATCGTCCCGAAACTGATTCAGAAAGCCACTATCCTTGCTCCAAAACAGTCGTATGTCCGGTATGTCGAACAGAATCATAGCCAAACGCTCCAATCCTACGCCGAACGCATACGCTATCGAGTTCTGCACTCCGGCACGATCGAGAATTTCATTCCGCGTAATGCCACAACCGAGTATTTCGAGCCAGTTACCGTTGAAATATATTTCCAACTCCCATGAAGGCTGCGTAAAGGGAAAATATGCGTCCACCCAGCGGTACTTGATGCTTTCGCCGAACAACTTCTGGACGAGCCCTACCAAAACCTTTTTCATCTCATGCTCACAAAGCTTCACCGCTTCGAGCGTATGGCATGGCTGCTTGTGCTGGTCGATGCAGTCCGTCAAAGGGCTGCCATTGCCCGTCGTTGGGTTTCCGTTCGACAGATGTGTTTTGTAGTGcgtttcatgaatttttagCTCTGGGTTGCGTTCAAACAGCTTGTCTTGGTGCACGATACGGACGGCATCTAGCTGATGAAACACCGGGTAGTGCGTTGCATCGATTTCATCACGACGATACACGTCACCGACGACAAGAAAATTGTCCAAACCGGCTTGGATCAATTCGACCTGGTGTGCGGTGGTATGTGCACGCAGCAGATAATCTTTGTTCACATAGTAACAGTCACTCTTGGCCCGGCTCGGATGGTCCTGCGGAATCAGCAGCTGGTCAAAGTTTTGCTCCACACAAACTACCGGACTGAGGTTGTCGTACACACTAAACAGCGGGTTTCCACGTGGACTTAGATAAGCACCGTAAAAGTATTTCACAATCTTTTCCCGCACAATCGATAGAGGATGGTTACGTTGCAGATGGAGGTTGCGGTCCAGATGGGACAAAACCTTTGGCGTTAGGTTCGTCCACGAGTCACGAATGTACTGCTGCCGGTACAGATCGATTGTGTCTTTGTTGATGTTTGCCTGGCTGCCATAGTAGCGTGTATGTGGCAGCTTTCCATTGCGGCACACGCTCGCAGAAAGTGGCCGCCTCGCACGAGTCACAATTTGTcggaaattgaaaattaacaTTTGAGAAATGTTTCCTTACATAACAATTGCTCCACTTATGAGCCCAAATGCAGTGTAAATTAGGCATGCCATATCTTATCTATCGCCAAACCCTGTAAACAATCAATGACAGTCAATGTCAAAGGTTTCTGTGTGTTGATGCCTGCCAGTTGAATTCTTAGGTTTGAGAATTCAAAATCGAATCGTTATCATCGTTATCGTTATCGAATCGTTGCGATATATTTGCATATCATTTTTTGGAAGTTATATGGACTAATATATattgtttgaataatttcGAACATTTTCTCAAATGCCCATCGAATGGTTAGCTGATGTTGgctatattaaaaaaaaaagatttgctTTGGAAATGAGCtaatattgttttgattttgagcAATAATGGTATCAATTGTTCGAATAATAGTTTACATCATTACACTACGGAAGTGATCACAATTGTCCATTTCGAGGGATTAATCCCTCTTAATGTTGCAAATGCATTCCAAACTGCCCACAGTATATCCGTGCCTCTTCACAGCGAATGTTTAAgccaaaatgtatgcaatgcgtTTAAGTTTAAAGGGGTAATTTAAGCAGCCCGTTGCTACCTTTCGAACaagtcaaaaacaaaaccgcggTACATGTCGCATTAAGGGATCGGACACTCATTTCCACGTTACGAAGCCCATTCAAAATTGATATTTGTGCGTTAATTTCACGAATGACCGTAAACTGCTATGAAAATAACTTTTTGTAATTATGGAATGTgaagaatttttttaatttgaaatttcaaGATTGAAATCTGTATAGAAAACTCCGTAAAATGAAACACGAACTCGGGAATCGACTGTAATCATATGGAGGCGCCACTTTGTATCGGCCAAGCCAGGCAAACACGACACGAAAAAGACAGATTATCTAGCACGTCTGATTTCCGCTTTGAATAAGCACAATGTACGCAgaacattttaataaatataaaaagaaatggaaatagaATATTACAATGGCACATTGTGCAGCCCGGATAGGAAAGAACGACTGTGGAATAGTTATTGTCCGTACATTTCGAACAACGCAATGCTGCTGAGGTGAGGAAAAACAACTTCCCGACGACTCCCGAGTAcccgaaaattgaaaatatattttatttctcaaaacaGACCTTATTAAATGGCGATGAAGGGTAAGGAACCATATGATTTACAGAATGAATTGctcaaacaaatgattttggaaataaataaaaatagaagaaataaTTCAGGGCAGCGTAAACGAGGGCGCATAAAAAGTTGTACGCACGAAACGATGCTCACAAACTTGCTTGCAAACGACATCAGGGTTGGATTGACAGTTTGAGTGGCACGAAATATTTCAGTCGCTTGATATACGTACAAATTAAACTCACCGTTACTTACCCTGAGCGGACCAAAATACTGCTTCAAGATCGAATTCGATGCACCATTGAAGTAAATGATAAAGACGGTTATTACGAACGTAAATTATGCATAGTCCTCTACTCGCCATGGTCAGATTCTGTATTCAGAGACTCAACAATGTAAGTTGCCATAGTTGGTTTCTCCGTTCAGCACGGTGTTTCGATCGGGGTGGCGTTTGcttatgttttaaaatgtttaacgtCGTGCCATATATGGTATCCGTAAGGTCGCTCTCAAAGTTTATGTGACTTGAAGAATAGCACATCATCCGAATTCGCGCGATACGGCAAGGCATCCGCCGAATTTGGCGCAGAACGTGGGAAATGTGCTCAATAGCATACACTACAGCTCTTCGGCTAAGCTAATAAATAGAGTTGCGTTCTTTCTCGTGATTATAACACTGGAGAGacatttttgttattgttgcccTACATTGTGTATTTATTCCTTTATCGTCAAACATTAACTTCTTAACCATTCACATCCTTTCCCTATGCCTCCTTGTACGCGATCGCGTCGATTGGTTTACAACCTTTGCGCTGCCAAAATTTAGTATTTCTAATTTCTTAAAACTGATTGAAAACGATCGTCTTCGAATGATCTTTCCAGTGTCGGCTCCTTGAAAGTTTCTTACAAACTACAGTGTTATTTCCTGGTGAAAGAACAGCAGTGCAATATTAACATTGCTTTTTGCAACTGAAACGAAGCTGAAACGAAGTtaaaaaattttttaaattatgcgTTTGGATTGtttacaaaattaaacattccatgtttgatttttttttcaatcgaCGATTGGTTTGACAGTTCTTACGACTCATACGCCTCTACTGGAATGTTTGTGAACTAGTGTTGTGGTGAATATCGCGATGTGTCGTTAAATTTCGAATTGAATCATTGTTCGAAAATATTACCGCCAATATTACGTCAAACAGCATGACCGTAGAACAACCTCGTTGATCAgctgtttctgtgtttttattttgtgtccCGCAAATCGTGCGTCTTGAATTGTTTAAATTGCAAAGAATCATATTTTGTCTGTATTACCGATTGACTATTATCTTCAAGCATCAAAAGTATTTCTCGAATGTTCTACAAAATCATTCTAGCCGAGATTTTACAAAAGGGTGCACATAACATTCAGGTGCTAAGTACGCGAAGAACCAGATTTACCCGGTGTATGATGCCGGtaagacaaaaacaaattgcatttAACATAATAATGGGTTCACCCAAAGGAGAAGTATTAATTCAGAAATGTTTGCATGACTAACATTACATTACAGGTACAATCAGCCTTATTCTTCTTCTCGATCTTGGATTATCCGTTTGTGCTTGGAAAGTTCGCGTTTTGCAACGCCGTGAATGATAGCAATAGATGTGAAAAATTGCGAAGTCGATGATGATATCCGTGTTTTTGGGGACAGCAATGAAGTTTTCCAGGCAAGTTCCAGGCTGTATTGCGGTAAAAAATATAGTGACGTCGCTGAGAACAAGGTAATTCTGGATGGATTAAATAGCACTTTGACGTCTTTTAGGCTATATGGTGTAAAAGCATGAAATTTTGGTTGTTACGAACGGATCAATGGCTATATACTAGATCACGAATTGGTGCATTTGCTTTTGAAGAAACATAATGAAGAGAATCAATATAAAGTTAAAGAAATATGTAACGGGCTTTCAGGAAATTACCTAAATTACAGAAACCCGAAGTAGATTTTACATCTGATTCGTTTACGAATATTAAGAAAGTGTGAGAAATGTTAGGAATT
The Anopheles moucheti chromosome 2, idAnoMoucSN_F20_07, whole genome shotgun sequence genome window above contains:
- the LOC128310831 gene encoding probable phenylalanine--tRNA ligase, mitochondrial; translated protein: MLIFNFRQIVTRARRPLSASVCRNGKLPHTRYYGSQANINKDTIDLYRQQYIRDSWTNLTPKVLSHLDRNLHLQRNHPLSIVREKIVKYFYGAYLSPRGNPLFSVYDNLSPVVCVEQNFDQLLIPQDHPSRAKSDCYYVNKDYLLRAHTTAHQVELIQAGLDNFLVVGDVYRRDEIDATHYPVFHQLDAVRIVHQDKLFERNPELKIHETHYKTHLSNGNPTTGNGSPLTDCIDQHKQPCHTLEAVKLCEHEMKKVLVGLVQKLFGESIKYRWVDAYFPFTQPSWELEIYFNGNWLEILGCGITRNEILDRAGVQNSIAYAFGVGLERLAMILFDIPDIRLFWSKDSGFLNQFRDDRIVKYKPISSYPQCSNDLSFWLPEGMSAEQFALNDFYDIVRSVGGDIVEQVTLIDRFTHPKTGKSSLCFRIVYRHMERTLTQAEVNVVHAKIGSELVDTYHVSIR